In Bos javanicus breed banteng chromosome 2, ARS-OSU_banteng_1.0, whole genome shotgun sequence, the following proteins share a genomic window:
- the DDOST gene encoding dolichyl-diphosphooligosaccharide--protein glycosyltransferase 48 kDa subunit, with product MAPRAARLCSGWWLLLLPLLGLAGASGPRTLVLLDNLNLRETHSLFFRSLKDRGFVLTFKTADDPSLSLIKYGEFLYDNLIIFSPSVEDFGGNINVETISAFIDGGGSVLVAASSDIGDPLRELGSECGIEFDEEKTAVIDHHNYDVSDLGQHTLIVADTENLLKAPTIVGKSSLNPILFRGVGMVADPDNPLVLDILTGSSTSYSFFPDKPITQYPHAVGKNTLLIAGLQARNNARVIFSGSLDFFSDAFFNSAVQKAAPGSQRYSQTGNYELAVALSRWVFKEEGVLRVGPVSHHRVGETAPPNAYTVTDLVEYSIVIEQLSDGKWVPFDGDDIQLEFVRIDPFVRTFLKRKGGKYSVQFKLPDVYGVFQFKVDYNRLGYTHLYSSTQVSVRPLQHTQYERFIPSAYPYYASAFSMMLGLFIFSVVFLHMKEKEKSD from the exons ATGGCGCCCCGCGCGGCTCGTTTGTGTTCCGgctggtggctgctgctgctgcctttgCTTGGCCTGGCCGGCGCCAGCGGTCCCCGCACCTTGGTACTGCTGGACAACCTCAACCTCCGGGAGACGCATTCGCTTTTCTTCCGGAGCCTGAAGG ATCGCGGCTTTGTACTCACATTCAAGACCGCAGATGACCCCAGCCTGTCCCTCATTAAGTACGGGGAGTTTCTTTATGACAATCTCATCATCTTCTCCCCTTCGGTAGAAG ATTTTGGAGGAAATATCAACGTGGAGACCATCAGTGCCTTTATCGACGGTGGAGGCAGTGTCCTGGTGGCTGCCAGCTCAGACATCG GCGACCCTCTCCGAGAGCTGGGCAGTGAGTGTGGGATTGAGTTCGACGAGGAGAAAACAGCTGTCATCGACCATCACAACTATGACGTCTCAGACCTTGGCCAG CACACGCTCATCGTGGCCGACACAGAGAACCTGCTGAAGGCCCCCACCATCGTTGGGAAATCATCTCTGAATCCCATCCTCTTTCGGGGCGTGGG tatggtGGCCGACCCTGACAATCCTTTGGTGCTGGACATCCTGACGGGCTCTTCCACCTCTTACTCCTTCTTCCCGGATAAACCCATCACCCAG TACCCGCACGCCGTGGGGAAGAACACCCTTCTCATCGCAGGGCTGCAGGCCCGGAACAACGCCCGGGTCATCTTCAGCGGCTCCCTTGACTTCTTCAGCGACGCCTTCTTCAACTCAGCAGTGCAGAAGGCTGCACCCGGCTCCCAGAG GTATTCCCAGACTGGCAACTACGAGCTGGCTGTGGCCCTTTCCCGCTGGGTGTTCAAGGAGGAGGGGGTCCTCCGGGTGGGGCCCGTGTCCCATCATCGGGTGGGCGAGACAGCGCCACCCAACGCCTACACCGTCACTGACCTAGTG GAGTACAGCATCGTCATTGAACAGCTCTCAGATGGCAAGTGGGTCCCCTTTGATGGCGATGACATCCAGCTGGAGTTTGTCCGCATCGATCCTTTTGTGAGGACCTTCTTGAAGAGGAAAG GTGGCAAATACAGCGTCCAGTTCAAGTTGCCTGACGTGTACGGTGTGTTCCAGTTCAAAGTGGATTACAACCGGCTAGGCTACACGCACCTGTACTCCTCCACTCAG GTGTCCGTGCGGCCGCTGCAGCACACGCAGTACGAGCGCTTCATCCCCTCGGCCTACCCCTACTACGCCAGCGCCTTCTCCATGATGCTCGGGCTCTTCATCTTCAGCGTTGTCTTCCTGCAcatgaaggagaaggagaagtcCGACTGA
- the PINK1 gene encoding serine/threonine-protein kinase PINK1, mitochondrial: MAVRQALGRGLQLGRALFLRFTAKPGPAYGWGRPERPGPAAGWGRGERPGPAAGPGTEPCRLGLGLPGRYRFFRQSVAGLAERLQRQFVVRARGGAGPCGRAVFLAFGLGLGLIEEKQAEGRRAASACEEIQAIFTQKNKLLPDPLDTRRWQGFRLEEYLIGQSIGKGCSAAVYEATMPVLPQNLEEAESLGQLLPGKGPEILPRGEEAPAPRAPAFPLAIKMMWNISAGSSSEAIFSTMSQELVPASRVALAGEYGAVTHRRPKGGPKQLAPHPNIIRVLRAFTSSVPLLPGALVDYPDVLPPRLHPAGLGHGRTLFLVMKNYPCTLRQYLRGNTPSPRLATVMTLQLLEGVDHLVQQGVAHRDLKSDNILVELDADGCPWLVITDFGCCLADERIGLQLPFTSWYVDRGGNGCLMAPEVSTACPGPRAVIDYSKADAWAVGALAYEIFGLPNPFYGQGRAHLESRSYQEAQLPALPEWVPRDVRCLVRSLLQREVCKRPSARVAANVLHLSLWGEHTLAPKNLKLDKMIAWLLQQSAATLLANRLTEKNCVETKMKMLFLANLEYEALSQAALLLDSWRAAPRQLL; encoded by the exons ATGGCGGTGCGACAGGCGCTGGGCCGGGGCCTGCAGCTGGGCCGAGCGCTGTTCCTGCGCTTCACGGCCAAGCCCGGCCCGGCCTACGGCTGGGGCCGGCCGGAGCGGCCCGGCCCCGCGGCGGGCTGGGGCCGCGGAGAGCGCCCGGGCCCGGCCGCGGGACCCGGCACGGAGCCGTGCAGGCTCGGGCTCGGGCTTCCCGGCCGCTACCGCTTCTTCCGCCAGTCGGTGGCCGGGCTGGCGGAGCGGCTCCAGCGGCAGTTCGTGGTGCGGGCCCGGGGCGGTGCGGGCCCTTGCGGCCGCGCTGTCTTTCTGGCCTTCGGGCTTGGGCTGGGCCTCATCGAGGAGAAGCAAGCGGAGGGCCGGCGGGCCGCCTCAGCCTGTGAGGAAATCCAG GCAATTTTCACCCAGAAAAACAAGCTGCTCCCAGACCCACTGGACACCCGACGCTGGCAGGGTTTCCGGCTGGAGGAGTATCTGATCGGGCAGTCCATTGGCAAGGGCTGCAGTGCCGCCGTCTATGAGGCCACCATGCCTGTGTTGCCCCAGAAcctggaggaggcagagagcCTGGGCCAGCTTCTTCCAGGGAAGGGCCCAGAGATCCTTCCACGAGGAGAGGAGGCGCCAGCCCCACGGGCCCCGGCCTTCCCCTTGGCCATCAAGATGATGTGGAACATCTCG GCAGGCTCATCCAGCGAAGCCATCTTTAGCACAATGAGCCAGGAGCTGGTCCCAGCCAGTCGAGTGGCCTTGGCCGGGGAGTATGGAGCGGTCACTCACAG AAGACCCAAGGGAGGTCCCAAGCAGCTGGCCCCGCACCCCAACATCATCCGGGTCTTGCGAGCCTTCACCTCGTCGGTGCCGCTGCTGCCAGGGGCCCTGGTCGACTACCCGGACGTGCTGCCCCCGCGTCTTCACCCCGCAGGCCTGGGCCATGGGCGGACTCTCTTCCTCGTCATGAAGAA CTACCCGTGTACCCTGCGCCAGTACCTTCGCGGGAACACCCCGAGCCCCCGGCTGGCCACTGTGATGACTCTGCAGCTCTTGGAAGGGGTGGATCACCTGGTCCAGCAGGGCGTCGCGCACAGAGACTTGAAGTCCGACAACATCCTGGTGGAACTGGATGCAG ATGGCTGCCCCTGGTTGGTGATCACAGACTTTGGCTGCTGCCTAGCTGATGAGCGCATCGGCCTGCAGTTGCCTTTCACCAGCTGGTACGTGGACCGTGGCGGGAATGGCTGCCTGATGGCTCCCGAG GTGTCCACGGCCTGCCCAGGCCCCAGGGCAGTGATCGACTACAGCAAGGCGGATGCCTGGGCGGTGGGCGCACTCGCCTACGAAATCTTTGGGCTCCCCAATCCCTTTTACGGCCAGGGCAGGGCCCACCTTGAAAGCCGCAGTTACCAGGAGGCTCAGCTGCCAGCACTGCCCGAGTGGGTGCCGCGGGACGTGAGGTGCCTGGTGAGGTCGCTGCTGCAGCGGGAGGTCTGCAAG AGGCCATCCGCCCGAGTGGCTGCTAATGTGCTTCATTTAAGCCTTTGGGGTGAACACACGCTCGCCCCAAAGAACCTGAAACTAGACAAGATGATTGCCTGGCTCCTCCAACAATCGGCCGCCACCCTGCTGGCCAACAGGCTGACGGAGAAGAACTGTgtggaaacaaaaatgaagatgCTATTTCTGGCCAACCTGGAGTATGAAGCGCTGAGCCAGGCGGCCCTCCTCCTCGACTCCTGGAGGGCAGCCCCGAGACAGCTGCTGTAG